A genomic window from Anoplolepis gracilipes chromosome 6, ASM4749672v1, whole genome shotgun sequence includes:
- the LOC140666485 gene encoding latrophilin Cirl isoform X4 produces MECRKGRRKGAPILVGLLLAWLSTNGCAVVARNIGKKLSLSHRNRLEIERYDTAYACEGKTLEIECGEGKLIHLIRANYGRFSITICNEHGNTEWSVNCMSPKSFRVLNNECNHRNSCSVDVRSDVFEEDPCPGTGKYIEAHYQCLATTTTTSRPSPPWFITSQPSVWSTAKPTVRPPSRITVPAAQQPPQQPPAPSTPAMPITTPASPTSTRSSVDSEIDEEDQDLIPPANGPSANGPAMTPIIPETTQATTTSTFAPWRTSRRTTVPSTLYPESSSNGQLYDYGRQVCPPVQARNLNWNTTRAGDVAVQSCPGGANGLARWRCLARGDSASWHRDTPDLSECRSVWLTTLENRVTDGDVILGISRELSQVTNNSRGLYGGDMMITTKIIKNMAEKMALDIKTYQDSNQREVSVTELLQGVVRTGSNLLDKAQMASWKDLSHQEQMRVATSLLIGLEENAFLLADTLTHEKTIIHEGKNILMEVRVLEARNIDNELEVFPSEAAQQKWTVSNDRVELTRGALVDSSENGVVRLVFMAFDRLEEILQPQAESPSVVMSDDPQPLSRRNTTRILNSKVISASLGKGRHIQLSEPVRVYFRHLVVENVTNPTCVFWDYILSAWSDEGCQIQKTNETHTVCECNHLTNFAVLMDVHAVRLDIAHQVALQIITYIGCIISVVCLVLAILTFQLFRGLKSDRTTIHKNLCVCLLIAEVLFVCGIGQTNQRIVCGIVAGLLHFFFLCAFAWMFLEGFQLYVMLIEVFEAEKSRLRWYYLVAYGAPLLVVAISCIIDPLSYGTDQYCWLRADNYFIFSFVGPAILVILANLVFLSMAIYMMCRHANTTVAMKSKEHSRLASANGKEENALPNKLQAHLAWLRGAIVLVFLLGLTWTFGLLYLNQESVVMAYIFTVLNSLQGLFIFVFHCVQNEKVRKEYRKFVRRHSWLPKCLRCSKTVTGGTAGSTGGSGGTGGANGGKDFASHNTSSNPSAPTTDSSGLSPHAATNYLVSGRSWAIVDRQPAVPVPDESASTEAHIVATLPYARHAFLPSAPNIPKSATATWGHLNKNLMWKNISFKSYSRDSGHGGSEQEDSPRAHNTLTLGHSGRRRGPNDGGELNTGTRTTGGGRRAAMPYNHTYTEIVDGRGNGGAGHHQLHGHHGQHVHLPRGLINEDDPVYEEIERSGNGGNGNGGVVGAGEIQVSDMSDEDGRRQSDMSRQSSRSYGDHRPLIPYSPAADRNLAHYGQAMTERGGSAGGNLAHYDSTEYGPAVERTLNACWEKLRRQQARYELGDLPRLPAAYGMPPQQDHTRTVAVLDGHTVVCHLQPQTDMYTGRGMPPPSYSEC; encoded by the exons GTGCAATCATCGTAATTCCTGCTCGGTGGACGTGCGCAGCGACGTTTTCGAGGAAGATCCTTGTCCTGGGACTGGAAAGTACATCGAGGCTCACTACCAGTGTTTAG CCACCACCACGACAACGTCTCGGCCGAGTCCGCCGTGGTTCATAACTTCGCAGCCGAGCGTCTGGAGCACCGCTAAGCCGACCGTCAGGCCTCCCTCGAGGATTACGGTACCGGCAGCGCAACAGCCGCCACAGCAGCCGCCGGCCCCGTCCACCCCAGCGATGCCGATAACAACGCCGGCGAG TCCTACGTCAACAAGGTCCTCCGTCGACAGCGAAATCGACGAGGAGGACCAAGACTTAATACCTCCTGCGAACGGTCCTTCGGCAAATGGTCCGGCAATGACGCCGATTATACCAGAGACCACTCAAGCTACGACAACGTCCACCTTCGCTCCCTGGAGAACCAGTCGAAGGACCACTG TACCTAGCACACTGTATCCGGAGTCCAGCTCGAACGGTCAGTTGTACGATTACGGTAGACAGGTGTGTCCCCCGGTGCAAGCCAGGAACTTGAACTGGAACACGACCAGGGCCGGCGACGTGGCCGTGCAAAGCTGTCCCGGCGGTGCCAACGGTCTAGCTAGATGGCGATGTCTCGCCCGAGGAGACTCTGCTTCCTGGCACCGCGATACTCCAGACTTGAGCGAGTGCCGGTCCGTCTGGTTGACCACGCTGGAAAATCGCGTGACGGACGGCGACGTGATCCTCGGCATCAGCAGAGAGCTCTCGCAAGTGACCAACAACAGCCGCGGTTTGTACGGCGGCGACATGATGATCACCACGAAAATCATCAAAAACATGGCCGAGAAGATGGCGCTGGACATAAAGACTTATCAGGATTCGAATCAGAGGGAAGTCAGCGTCACGGAGCTCCTCCAGGGTGTAGTGAGGACCGGCAGCAATCTGCTCGACAAGGCGCAAATGGCGTCCTGGAAAGATCTCAGTCATCAAGAGCAGATGAGGGTCGCTACGTCGCTGCTGATCGGGCTCGAGGAGAACGCCTTCTTATTGGCCGACACGCTCACGCACGAGAAGACTATTATACACGAGGGCAAAAACATAC TGATGGAAGTTCGCGTACTGGAAGCGCGTAACATCGACAACGAGCTGGAAGTTTTCCCCAGCGAGGCCGCCCAGCAGAAGTGGACCGTCTCGAACGATCGTGTGGAACTTACCAGGGGCGCTTTGGTGGATAGCAGCGAGAACGGCGTCGTGCGGCTGGTCTTCATGGCATTTGACAGACTCGAGGAGATACTGCAGCCGCAAGCCGAGTCGCCGTCCGTCGTCATGAGCGACGATCCCCAGCCCCTGTCGCGGAGGAACACCACCCGTATTCTCAACAGCAAAGTTATCTCGGCGTCCTTAGGAAAAGGCCGGCACATACAGCTTTCGGAACCCGTCCGGGTGTATTTCAGGCATCTGGTGGTCGAGAATGTCACCAACCCTACTTGCGTCTTCTGGGATTACATCTTGAG CGCATGGTCGGACGAGGGATGCCAGATACAAAAGACCAACGAGACTCACACTGTGTGCGAATGCAATCACCTGACGAACTTTGCCGTGCTGATGGACGTGCACGCCGTCCGGCTGGACATCGCTCATCAAGTCGCTCTGCAGATCATCACGTATATAGGCTGCATCATTTCCGTCGTCTGTCTCGTTCTAGCCATTCtcacatttcaattatttcgcgGACTGaag TCGGATAGGACGACGATTCACAAGAATCTCTGCGTGTGTCTACTGATAGCCGAGGTACTCTTTGTTTGCGGGATTGGTCAGACGAATCAAAGGATTGTCTGTGGCATTGTAGCCGGCTTATTGCACTTCTTCTTCTTGTGCGCGTTTGCTTGGATGTTCCTTGAAG GATTCCAATTATACGTGATGCTAATCGAAGTCTTTGAAGCGGAAAAATCTCGGCTGCGATGGTATTATCTGGTCGCATATGGCGCGCCGCTGCTGGTTGTAGCAATTTCCTGTATAATTGATCCACTCAGCTACGGTACTGATCAGTATTGCTGGCTGCGGGcagataattatttcatcttCAGCTTCGTTGGGCCTGCGATACTCGTTATATTG GCGAATCTGGTATTTCTATCGATGGCGATCTACATGATGTGTCGACACGCCAACACCACTGTGGCCATGAAGAGTAAAGAGCATTCCCGACTGGCTAGCGCAAA TGGAAAGGAAGAGAATGCTCTTCCCAACAAATTGCAAGCGCACTT GGCCTGGCTGCGGGGCGCTATCGTGCTAGTGTTTCTACTAGGTCTGACCTGGACATTCGGGCTCCTCTACTTAAACCAAGAGTCCGTTGTGATGGCGTACATCTTCACCGTATTGAACAGTCTCCAGGGGCTGTTTATCTTTGTGTTCCATTGCGTACAGAACGAGAAG GTGAGGAAAGAATACAGAAAGTTCGTGCGCCGCCATTCCTGGCTGCCGAAATGCCTGAGGTGCTCGAAGACGGTGACGGGCGGCACGGCCGGTTCCACCGGTGGCAGCGGCGGCACCGGCGGCGCCAACGGTGGCAAGGACTTCGCCTCGCACAACACCTCGTCGAATCCGTCGGCCCCCACTACCGACAGCTCTGGACTGTCACCCCATGCGGCCACCAAT TACTTGGTATCCGGTCGAAGCTGGGCGATAGTCGATAGGCAGCCGGCAGTACCGGTGCCAGATGAATCCGCCTCGACCGAGGCTCACATCGTGGCCACCCTGCCGTACGCACGTCACGCCTTCTTACCCTCAGCTCCCAATATCCCCAAATCTGCCACCGCCACTTGGGGCCACCTTAACAAAAACCTCATGTGGAAG AACATTTCTTTTAAGTCCTACTCCCGCGATTCCGGACACGGCGGCTCCGAGCAGGAGGATTCCCCGCGGGCACACAACACCCTGACCCTCGGCCACTCTGGTAGGAGACGCGGGCCGAACGACGGCGGCGAGCTGAACACCGGTACCAGGACGACCGGCGGTGGTAGACGCGCCGCGATGCCGTACAATCACACGTACACCGAGATCGTGGACGGTCGCGGCAACGGCGGTGCCGGGCATCATCAGTTGCACGGTCATCACGGCCAGCACGTGCATCTGCCGCGCGGCCTCATCAACGAGGACGACCCGGTGTACGAGGAGATCGAGCGCAGCGGAAACGGCGGCAACGGCAACGGCGGCGTCGTCGGCGCCGGCGAGATCCAGGTGTCGGACATGTCCGACGAGGACGGCCGACGGCAGAGCGACATGAGCAGACAGTCGTCGAGGAGCTACGGCGACCATCGACCGCTGATCCCGTATTCGCCCGCCGCCGATCGTAACCTGGCGCATTATGGCCAGGCGATGACGGAGCGTGGCGGTAGCGCCGGCGGCAATCTCGCTCATTATGATTCGACGGAATACGGGCCGGCGGTAGAGCGTACCCTGAACGCCTGCTGGGAGAAGCTGCGTCGGCAGCAGGCCAGGTACGAACTCGGGGACCTGCCGCGGCTACCGGCGGCGTACGGAATGCCGCCACAGCAGGACCATACGCGGACGGTGGCCGTGCTGGACGGTCACACCGTCGTCTGCCATCTGCAGCCGCAAACGGACATGTACACGGGTCGTGGTATGCCACCGCCGTCCTACAGCGAGTGTTAG
- the LOC140666485 gene encoding latrophilin Cirl isoform X3: MECRKGRRKGAPILVGLLLAWLSTNGCAVVARNIGKKLSLSHRNRLEIERYDTAYACEGKTLEIECGEGKLIHLIRANYGRFSITICNEHGNTEWSVNCMSPKSFRVLNNECNDQQNCSIVASTLQFGDPCPNTHKYLEAHYRCVSATTTTTSRPSPPWFITSQPSVWSTAKPTVRPPSRITVPAAQQPPQQPPAPSTPAMPITTPASPTSTRSSVDSEIDEEDQDLIPPANGPSANGPAMTPIIPETTQATTTSTFAPWRTSRRTTVPSTLYPESSSNGQLYDYGRQVCPPVQARNLNWNTTRAGDVAVQSCPGGANGLARWRCLARGDSASWHRDTPDLSECRSVWLTTLENRVTDGDVILGISRELSQVTNNSRGLYGGDMMITTKIIKNMAEKMALDIKTYQDSNQREVSVTELLQGVVRTGSNLLDKAQMASWKDLSHQEQMRVATSLLIGLEENAFLLADTLTHEKTIIHEGKNILMEVRVLEARNIDNELEVFPSEAAQQKWTVSNDRVELTRGALVDSSENGVVRLVFMAFDRLEEILQPQAESPSVVMSDDPQPLSRRNTTRILNSKVISASLGKGRHIQLSEPVRVYFRHLVVENVTNPTCVFWDYILSAWSDEGCQIQKTNETHTVCECNHLTNFAVLMDVHAVRLDIAHQVALQIITYIGCIISVVCLVLAILTFQLFRGLKSDRTTIHKNLCVCLLIAEVLFVCGIGQTNQRIVCGIVAGLLHFFFLCAFAWMFLEGFQLYVMLIEVFEAEKSRLRWYYLVAYGAPLLVVAISCIIDPLSYGTDQYCWLRADNYFIFSFVGPAILVILANLVFLSMAIYMMCRHANTTVAMKSKEHSRLASANGKEENALPNKLQAHLAWLRGAIVLVFLLGLTWTFGLLYLNQESVVMAYIFTVLNSLQGLFIFVFHCVQNEKVRKEYRKFVRRHSWLPKCLRCSKTVTGGTAGSTGGSGGTGGANGGKDFASHNTSSNPSAPTTDSSGLSPHAATNYLVSGRSWAIVDRQPAVPVPDESASTEAHIVATLPYARHAFLPSAPNIPKSATATWGHLNKNLMWKNISFKSYSRDSGHGGSEQEDSPRAHNTLTLGHSGRRRGPNDGGELNTGTRTTGGGRRAAMPYNHTYTEIVDGRGNGGAGHHQLHGHHGQHVHLPRGLINEDDPVYEEIERSGNGGNGNGGVVGAGEIQVSDMSDEDGRRQSDMSRQSSRSYGDHRPLIPYSPAADRNLAHYGQAMTERGGSAGGNLAHYDSTEYGPAVERTLNACWEKLRRQQARYELGDLPRLPAAYGMPPQQDHTRTVAVLDGHTVVCHLQPQTDMYTGRGMPPPSYSEC; the protein is encoded by the exons GTGCAACGACCAGCAGAACTGCAGCATCGTTGCGTCCACGTTGCAATTCGGCGATCCTTGCCCGAACACACACAAATATCTCGAAGCGCACTATCGGTGTGTGTCTG CCACCACCACGACAACGTCTCGGCCGAGTCCGCCGTGGTTCATAACTTCGCAGCCGAGCGTCTGGAGCACCGCTAAGCCGACCGTCAGGCCTCCCTCGAGGATTACGGTACCGGCAGCGCAACAGCCGCCACAGCAGCCGCCGGCCCCGTCCACCCCAGCGATGCCGATAACAACGCCGGCGAG TCCTACGTCAACAAGGTCCTCCGTCGACAGCGAAATCGACGAGGAGGACCAAGACTTAATACCTCCTGCGAACGGTCCTTCGGCAAATGGTCCGGCAATGACGCCGATTATACCAGAGACCACTCAAGCTACGACAACGTCCACCTTCGCTCCCTGGAGAACCAGTCGAAGGACCACTG TACCTAGCACACTGTATCCGGAGTCCAGCTCGAACGGTCAGTTGTACGATTACGGTAGACAGGTGTGTCCCCCGGTGCAAGCCAGGAACTTGAACTGGAACACGACCAGGGCCGGCGACGTGGCCGTGCAAAGCTGTCCCGGCGGTGCCAACGGTCTAGCTAGATGGCGATGTCTCGCCCGAGGAGACTCTGCTTCCTGGCACCGCGATACTCCAGACTTGAGCGAGTGCCGGTCCGTCTGGTTGACCACGCTGGAAAATCGCGTGACGGACGGCGACGTGATCCTCGGCATCAGCAGAGAGCTCTCGCAAGTGACCAACAACAGCCGCGGTTTGTACGGCGGCGACATGATGATCACCACGAAAATCATCAAAAACATGGCCGAGAAGATGGCGCTGGACATAAAGACTTATCAGGATTCGAATCAGAGGGAAGTCAGCGTCACGGAGCTCCTCCAGGGTGTAGTGAGGACCGGCAGCAATCTGCTCGACAAGGCGCAAATGGCGTCCTGGAAAGATCTCAGTCATCAAGAGCAGATGAGGGTCGCTACGTCGCTGCTGATCGGGCTCGAGGAGAACGCCTTCTTATTGGCCGACACGCTCACGCACGAGAAGACTATTATACACGAGGGCAAAAACATAC TGATGGAAGTTCGCGTACTGGAAGCGCGTAACATCGACAACGAGCTGGAAGTTTTCCCCAGCGAGGCCGCCCAGCAGAAGTGGACCGTCTCGAACGATCGTGTGGAACTTACCAGGGGCGCTTTGGTGGATAGCAGCGAGAACGGCGTCGTGCGGCTGGTCTTCATGGCATTTGACAGACTCGAGGAGATACTGCAGCCGCAAGCCGAGTCGCCGTCCGTCGTCATGAGCGACGATCCCCAGCCCCTGTCGCGGAGGAACACCACCCGTATTCTCAACAGCAAAGTTATCTCGGCGTCCTTAGGAAAAGGCCGGCACATACAGCTTTCGGAACCCGTCCGGGTGTATTTCAGGCATCTGGTGGTCGAGAATGTCACCAACCCTACTTGCGTCTTCTGGGATTACATCTTGAG CGCATGGTCGGACGAGGGATGCCAGATACAAAAGACCAACGAGACTCACACTGTGTGCGAATGCAATCACCTGACGAACTTTGCCGTGCTGATGGACGTGCACGCCGTCCGGCTGGACATCGCTCATCAAGTCGCTCTGCAGATCATCACGTATATAGGCTGCATCATTTCCGTCGTCTGTCTCGTTCTAGCCATTCtcacatttcaattatttcgcgGACTGaag TCGGATAGGACGACGATTCACAAGAATCTCTGCGTGTGTCTACTGATAGCCGAGGTACTCTTTGTTTGCGGGATTGGTCAGACGAATCAAAGGATTGTCTGTGGCATTGTAGCCGGCTTATTGCACTTCTTCTTCTTGTGCGCGTTTGCTTGGATGTTCCTTGAAG GATTCCAATTATACGTGATGCTAATCGAAGTCTTTGAAGCGGAAAAATCTCGGCTGCGATGGTATTATCTGGTCGCATATGGCGCGCCGCTGCTGGTTGTAGCAATTTCCTGTATAATTGATCCACTCAGCTACGGTACTGATCAGTATTGCTGGCTGCGGGcagataattatttcatcttCAGCTTCGTTGGGCCTGCGATACTCGTTATATTG GCGAATCTGGTATTTCTATCGATGGCGATCTACATGATGTGTCGACACGCCAACACCACTGTGGCCATGAAGAGTAAAGAGCATTCCCGACTGGCTAGCGCAAA TGGAAAGGAAGAGAATGCTCTTCCCAACAAATTGCAAGCGCACTT GGCCTGGCTGCGGGGCGCTATCGTGCTAGTGTTTCTACTAGGTCTGACCTGGACATTCGGGCTCCTCTACTTAAACCAAGAGTCCGTTGTGATGGCGTACATCTTCACCGTATTGAACAGTCTCCAGGGGCTGTTTATCTTTGTGTTCCATTGCGTACAGAACGAGAAG GTGAGGAAAGAATACAGAAAGTTCGTGCGCCGCCATTCCTGGCTGCCGAAATGCCTGAGGTGCTCGAAGACGGTGACGGGCGGCACGGCCGGTTCCACCGGTGGCAGCGGCGGCACCGGCGGCGCCAACGGTGGCAAGGACTTCGCCTCGCACAACACCTCGTCGAATCCGTCGGCCCCCACTACCGACAGCTCTGGACTGTCACCCCATGCGGCCACCAAT TACTTGGTATCCGGTCGAAGCTGGGCGATAGTCGATAGGCAGCCGGCAGTACCGGTGCCAGATGAATCCGCCTCGACCGAGGCTCACATCGTGGCCACCCTGCCGTACGCACGTCACGCCTTCTTACCCTCAGCTCCCAATATCCCCAAATCTGCCACCGCCACTTGGGGCCACCTTAACAAAAACCTCATGTGGAAG AACATTTCTTTTAAGTCCTACTCCCGCGATTCCGGACACGGCGGCTCCGAGCAGGAGGATTCCCCGCGGGCACACAACACCCTGACCCTCGGCCACTCTGGTAGGAGACGCGGGCCGAACGACGGCGGCGAGCTGAACACCGGTACCAGGACGACCGGCGGTGGTAGACGCGCCGCGATGCCGTACAATCACACGTACACCGAGATCGTGGACGGTCGCGGCAACGGCGGTGCCGGGCATCATCAGTTGCACGGTCATCACGGCCAGCACGTGCATCTGCCGCGCGGCCTCATCAACGAGGACGACCCGGTGTACGAGGAGATCGAGCGCAGCGGAAACGGCGGCAACGGCAACGGCGGCGTCGTCGGCGCCGGCGAGATCCAGGTGTCGGACATGTCCGACGAGGACGGCCGACGGCAGAGCGACATGAGCAGACAGTCGTCGAGGAGCTACGGCGACCATCGACCGCTGATCCCGTATTCGCCCGCCGCCGATCGTAACCTGGCGCATTATGGCCAGGCGATGACGGAGCGTGGCGGTAGCGCCGGCGGCAATCTCGCTCATTATGATTCGACGGAATACGGGCCGGCGGTAGAGCGTACCCTGAACGCCTGCTGGGAGAAGCTGCGTCGGCAGCAGGCCAGGTACGAACTCGGGGACCTGCCGCGGCTACCGGCGGCGTACGGAATGCCGCCACAGCAGGACCATACGCGGACGGTGGCCGTGCTGGACGGTCACACCGTCGTCTGCCATCTGCAGCCGCAAACGGACATGTACACGGGTCGTGGTATGCCACCGCCGTCCTACAGCGAGTGTTAG